One Buchnera aphidicola (Anoecia corni) genomic region harbors:
- the fdx gene encoding ISC system 2Fe-2S type ferredoxin, whose translation MPKITFLPHREILPNGITITAKTGDTILEAALKNNIQIEHTCEKSCVCTTCHCIIKKGFNSLSKIQEDEDDILGQAAGLEEHSRLSCQAKIGNKNIEIEIPYNTLRIK comes from the coding sequence ATGCCAAAAATAACATTTTTACCACACCGAGAAATATTACCAAATGGAATAACTATAACAGCAAAAACCGGAGATACAATTTTAGAAGCAGCTTTAAAAAACAATATACAAATAGAACATACTTGCGAAAAGTCATGTGTTTGCACTACCTGCCATTGCATCATAAAAAAAGGATTTAATTCTCTTTCAAAGATACAAGAAGATGAGGATGATATACTAGGACAAGCTGCAGGTTTAGAAGAACATAGTCGATTAAGTTGTCAAGCAAAAATTGGAAATAAAAATATAGAAATTGAAATACCATATAACACTTTAAGAATCAAATAA